One Pseudomonadota bacterium genomic window, CAATCCCGCAAAACAGGCTTATCCCTCCATGTCCGCCAACGACGTTATGGATCATCTCCATGATCAGCACCGTTTTGCCCACTCCGGCACCGCCGAAAAGCCCGGCTTTTCCCCCGCGCTCCAGAGGAGCCAGGACATCAATGGCCTTGATGCCAGTGGTGAAAATCTCGGACGTGGTTATCTGCCGGTTCAACGGCACCGGCCGCTGGTGAATAGCGCGCTTTTTTCCCGCTTCCACCGGTCCCAGGCGATCAACAGGTTCACCAAAGACATTAAACACCCGACCCAGCAGATGTCTGCCCACCGGTACTTCCAATGAGCGGCCGGTATCAATGATTGTTGATCCTTGGGCCAGCCCCTGGATCGAAGTCAAAGCTATACCCCTTACCGTATGGATATCCAGGTGGGAAACCACCTCAAAAATAATTTCCTGATTTTCTCCACCCCGCAGGATGTTGAAAAGTGATGGCAGGCGTTTATCAAAATGGACATCCACCACACTGCCACGGACGGAAATAACTGCTCCAACGTTATTCATGGCCACCAATCAATTACTTTCTGCCATCAAAAAGATTGACACTTTTTCAGCCCGGGCAGGCAAATCCATTAAGAAAAACCAGATATCTTGAAAAGGAAGTTTTAAGTCACCCTGAATAACATCTTGGATTCATTTACCTTTAGCTTAAACCCTAATATAGTTTAATCAAATTAATATCAATGTCAAATGTCAAATACACGCAAATACTATCACCTCCAATTTGACAGAATAGCAGAAAGGGTTATAATTTCATTATAATCAACCAATTTTAAGCGGCCATCTTACTAAAAGGCACAGAAGTGTTCTGAGCCTGAAAATGGCAGGCGGATTGACATACCAGACAAAGGAGGGCAAGATGATGAAAGAAGCCATGTTTTATCAACCCGGAGAGAAAAATGATGTTTTCTGCGGCTTATGCAACCATCGCTGCCATATCAAGGAGGGGAAGCGGGGTATCTGCGGGGTGCGGGAAAATCAGGGTGGAAAGCTGTACAGCCTGGTATATGGTCGGTTGATAGCCGAAAACACCGATCCCATCGAAAAAAAACCGCTGTTCAACTTCCTGCCCGGTAGCAGATCCTTTTCCATTGCCACCGTCGGCTGCAATTTCAAGTGCCTCCACTGCCAGAACGCCGACATTTCGCAATATCCCCATCTGCACGGCGGTGAGATAGCCGGCGATGAACGTCGGGCGGAATCCGTGGTTGACTACGCGGTGCGTGAAAATTGTGCCAGTATCAGCTACACCTATGTGGAACCGACAATCTTTTATGAATTTGCTTACGACTGCTCGGTATTGGCCCACGAACGGCAGCTGAAAAATGTTTTTGTCAGCAACGGTTACATGACCCCCGAGGTTACCCGTCATCTGGCAGGAGTTCTGGACGGCATCAATATTGATATCAAGGGATTTACCGATGATTTTTACAAAAAGGTATGCAAGGCCCGGCTGCAGCCGGTGCTGGACAACGTCCAGCTAATGCATGAACTCGGGGTATGGGTCGAAACAACCACCCTAATTATTCCGGGGCTCAATGATTCACCGGAAGAACTGCGCGATACTGCCAGATTTATCAAAAGTGTTTCCGCGGCCATTCCCTGGCATGTGACCGCCTTTTATCCCACTTACAAGATGCAGGATCGTCCACCGACACCGGCAGCAACCCTGCGCCAG contains:
- the amrS gene encoding AmmeMemoRadiSam system radical SAM enzyme, translated to MKEAMFYQPGEKNDVFCGLCNHRCHIKEGKRGICGVRENQGGKLYSLVYGRLIAENTDPIEKKPLFNFLPGSRSFSIATVGCNFKCLHCQNADISQYPHLHGGEIAGDERRAESVVDYAVRENCASISYTYVEPTIFYEFAYDCSVLAHERQLKNVFVSNGYMTPEVTRHLAGVLDGINIDIKGFTDDFYKKVCKARLQPVLDNVQLMHELGVWVETTTLIIPGLNDSPEELRDTARFIKSVSAAIPWHVTAFYPTYKMQDRPPTPAATLRQAREIGLKEGLRFVYEGNIPGEGGESTYCPACGAELINRYGFSIRSNSLVDGRCGKCGEVIEGVWR